Proteins from one Oscillatoria nigro-viridis PCC 7112 genomic window:
- a CDS encoding ShlB/FhaC/HecB family hemolysin secretion/activation protein — protein MVDKGNQKCGDRLLQIAAGILASSSTVWPVKAQTVLLFPIEELNERPDFITQIPTATQNPNLSEPLVPQTVPSQPNLPQPANPSPSLQERKTEPKPDSSQLYECPLPVRSPEPQSPLTKTPEDTTNEVIEAISVTNFRFIGNTVFSQQTLETEITNKLLTLDSNTHQLSEIKITFAQLQQLISEVTKFYNDRGYINSFAYIPTTSEEPNQRLQNRGAAGEVTIKIVEGGLESIRVRRRTGKQRLNLNYVCSRLAIASQPLQVSRLLDALRLLELDPLIRNISAELIPGSQSNRSALEVNFEEEKTFSAALLLDNRRAPSVGSFRHQLQLTEANLFGKGDGLSVAYTNTEGSNAFDLSYTLPLNPNNGTINFSAGVTANRVVEKPFEKVDIKAAAQYLDITLRQPLLIHPRQEVAIGVTVTRRETGTSILGEDFPLSAGADAKGRTGISAVRFFQDWTVRNNDELLALRSQFSLGLGAFNATVNSEAPDSRFLAWRGQGQWIRRLRRDTFVLAKTDIQLANRTLLPLEQFGIGGGNSVRGYRQDILLGDNGISASAELRFPILGKSDRGLGVLQITPFVDAGTVWNSSGRDSLERQLLLSVGTGLRWELGDSMSANFYWGIPLVDVNSRGTTWQEKGLHFSVLSRFSF, from the coding sequence ATGGTCGATAAAGGAAATCAGAAATGCGGCGATCGGCTCCTACAAATAGCTGCGGGAATATTAGCTAGTAGTTCGACGGTTTGGCCGGTGAAAGCACAAACCGTTCTCCTATTCCCAATAGAAGAACTCAACGAGCGCCCAGATTTCATAACACAGATACCTACCGCAACTCAAAATCCTAACCTCTCAGAGCCTTTAGTACCGCAAACCGTCCCTTCCCAGCCAAACCTACCCCAGCCAGCTAATCCATCTCCTAGCTTGCAGGAAAGAAAAACTGAACCGAAGCCGGATAGCAGTCAACTTTACGAATGTCCGCTCCCAGTACGATCGCCAGAGCCGCAATCTCCTCTAACTAAAACACCGGAAGATACCACTAATGAAGTCATTGAGGCAATCTCTGTTACTAATTTTCGCTTCATTGGTAATACAGTTTTTAGTCAACAAACCCTTGAAACGGAAATTACTAACAAATTGCTAACATTAGATAGCAATACTCATCAGTTATCAGAAATAAAAATCACATTTGCTCAATTGCAGCAACTAATTTCCGAAGTAACAAAATTCTATAATGACCGAGGATATATTAACTCTTTTGCCTACATTCCCACCACGAGCGAAGAACCAAATCAAAGGTTGCAAAACCGAGGGGCTGCTGGGGAAGTCACGATCAAAATCGTTGAAGGAGGCTTAGAATCAATTCGGGTCAGGAGGCGGACGGGAAAGCAGCGCCTAAATCTCAATTATGTATGCAGCCGTTTGGCGATCGCCTCCCAGCCTTTACAAGTTTCTCGCCTGCTAGATGCCCTACGATTGCTCGAACTAGATCCTTTAATTAGAAATATTTCTGCTGAGTTGATACCCGGCTCTCAGTCCAACAGAAGTGCCCTTGAAGTTAATTTCGAGGAAGAAAAAACATTTAGTGCTGCATTGCTACTAGACAATCGACGGGCTCCCAGTGTCGGCAGTTTCCGCCACCAGCTACAGCTAACGGAAGCAAACTTATTCGGAAAAGGCGATGGATTGAGTGTGGCTTACACCAATACTGAGGGCAGTAATGCTTTTGATCTAAGCTATACATTGCCATTAAATCCTAACAATGGCACAATTAATTTCTCAGCGGGCGTTACTGCCAATCGCGTCGTAGAGAAACCTTTTGAAAAGGTTGATATAAAAGCAGCAGCACAATATTTAGATATAACTTTGCGCCAACCTTTATTGATACATCCTAGACAAGAGGTAGCTATCGGAGTGACAGTAACTAGGCGGGAAACTGGCACTTCAATTTTAGGGGAAGATTTTCCTCTTTCTGCAGGAGCAGATGCCAAAGGGCGCACGGGAATATCAGCAGTCAGGTTTTTTCAAGATTGGACTGTGCGGAACAATGATGAATTATTGGCTTTGCGCTCTCAATTTAGTTTGGGATTAGGAGCGTTTAATGCTACTGTTAATAGCGAGGCTCCTGATAGCCGATTTTTGGCATGGCGCGGTCAGGGACAATGGATTCGCCGCTTGAGGAGAGACACTTTTGTGTTGGCAAAAACTGATATACAATTGGCGAATAGGACGCTTTTACCTCTAGAACAATTTGGAATTGGAGGTGGGAATAGTGTCAGAGGTTATCGGCAGGATATTCTGTTGGGTGATAATGGAATTTCAGCATCGGCGGAACTTAGGTTTCCGATTTTGGGTAAGTCCGATCGAGGGTTAGGGGTTTTACAAATTACTCCTTTTGTTGATGCTGGTACTGTTTGGAATAGTTCAGGTAGAGATAGCTTAGAGCGTCAATTGTTGCTCTCGGTTGGTACGGGTTTGCGGTGGGAATTGGGTGATAGTATGTCGGCCAATTTTTATTGGGGTATTCCTTTAGTTGATGTGAATTCGAGGGGGACAACATGGCAAGAAAAAGGTTTACATTTTTCCGTTCTATCCAGGTTCTCTTTTTGA
- a CDS encoding DUF928 domain-containing protein — protein MPRLYFQLAFAIIIALAIITISPISLQTYSAIFLSQSPPPPPQTPPPPPPRDNQPRPGTGLDPTNPNCKKTSKSITALVPIKNPIFTTSEYPTFLFYIPYHPEDINSAEFSLVSRDGKNTIYQAAISLPKTPGIISVSLPKSPKYALELIEYYRWYFKFNCEPYKRSTTDLYVSGFVVRVPLTSERQQQINTATPDIWYDSVARLAQRLLANPKDETLKIQWIKLLESGGFKDLAEEPLVGNVQLLEK, from the coding sequence ATGCCTCGGCTATATTTCCAACTAGCTTTTGCTATCATTATTGCGCTGGCGATTATCACGATTTCTCCTATCTCTTTACAAACCTACAGTGCAATTTTTTTGAGCCAATCCCCCCCACCACCTCCTCAAACACCGCCACCGCCACCGCCACGAGATAATCAACCAAGACCGGGAACCGGACTTGACCCCACTAATCCAAACTGTAAAAAGACAAGTAAGTCAATTACCGCTCTTGTACCTATTAAAAATCCGATCTTCACTACTTCTGAATATCCAACTTTTTTGTTCTATATTCCCTACCATCCTGAAGATATAAACTCAGCCGAGTTTTCCCTGGTAAGTAGAGATGGGAAAAATACAATTTATCAAGCTGCTATCTCTTTGCCAAAAACACCAGGAATTATTAGTGTTAGCCTGCCAAAATCTCCAAAATACGCTCTTGAACTCATAGAGTATTACCGTTGGTACTTCAAATTCAATTGTGAACCTTATAAGCGCTCTACAACTGACCTGTATGTGAGTGGGTTTGTCGTACGAGTACCACTCACCTCGGAACGCCAACAGCAAATCAATACAGCAACACCTGATATTTGGTATGATTCAGTCGCCCGTTTAGCTCAGCGTTTACTTGCAAATCCTAAAGATGAAACCTTGAAAATTCAATGGATTAAGTTATTAGAATCTGGTGGATTTAAAGATCTGGCTGAAGAACCCTTAGTTGGTAATGTGCAACTCTTGGAAAAATAA
- a CDS encoding CHAT domain-containing protein encodes MAALLSLFAANVKAQSGLNLEKSGVSHSLISWEKVDEFSVISGKLGIGTQPRSPQEWEDLARTSYAAGEFPEAAKYWRQAVAGFEVGGDWLNQAIALGNLSLTYQQLGRWEEANSAIAKSRSLLPEESKVKSLVELKAIGQILDIQSNGQWEQGQANLALQTGQQATKIYVKLKDNLGWKRSLIAQVKTLQALGLYQQACQAIIPVVESNNPENFAIPSQDCQQFITEKLAAIKESVKRPSNPTLKNIQITGARFLGDVLRQLGYLNESQELLEQVDRVVTQQEYLQEKALVLLSLGDTYQALGNRNKFLSKSNEYKKYYQKAIDSYRKSVNVAANNSFVKVQAQLNLLSLLVDNKIGLAIDLNESQAVRLQILSQLSQLPPSHKIVYAEVSLMNSLVRLKQEELKIASNVSNSSGEISEKLSNYCLQNSSIVAESLSGNKSSVSEREIVELGAKAIELARDLGDSRAKSYALGNLGKVYEGNQRWLEAQQCTEQALLLSQNVQLNAPDLAYQWQWQLGRIRWNGARDVKGAIAAYTAAFNTLQSVRDDLVPISRDGQFDFRDKIEPVYRELVDLLLHGEKPIQEKLKQARNVIEALQVAELDNLFRDACIVVNKLEEIDAIADKYDPTAAVIHAIILPNRLAIILKLPGKKDLEYREIYQKQTLVKDTINHLQTHLIQPGNTDEVLAESKKLYKWLIQPIESLLESDRDVKTLVFILDRPLQSIPMGALYDERSDQYLMEKDYALALVSGLQLLDPKSWNQVKSSKLKVLLGGVDLPQTLEGQHFEKIQKLLEELDGIAKNVATSKRFLNEDFTLTNLQQELALANIPILHIKTHGQFSSDPEKTFLVAFGTLLKSNDLDKLIKRGNKKDVRAIELLVLSACKTAQGDDRAVLGLSGVAIRAGARSTVSSLWVAEDAVNTKIIVRFYEELRQPGMTRAKALHNAQKAYFQAKEDQEPHFWAPYIIVGNWL; translated from the coding sequence GTGGCAGCATTATTATCATTGTTTGCTGCAAATGTCAAGGCTCAATCGGGATTGAATTTGGAAAAAAGTGGGGTATCACATTCTCTAATTAGTTGGGAAAAAGTGGATGAATTTTCAGTAATTTCTGGAAAATTAGGGATTGGCACTCAGCCGCGATCGCCACAGGAATGGGAGGATTTGGCTAGAACAAGTTATGCTGCTGGGGAGTTTCCAGAGGCTGCGAAGTATTGGCGGCAAGCTGTTGCGGGTTTTGAGGTGGGGGGAGATTGGTTGAATCAGGCGATCGCCCTGGGTAATCTTTCGTTGACATATCAACAGCTTGGGCGTTGGGAAGAGGCCAATAGTGCGATCGCCAAGAGTCGCAGTTTGTTACCAGAGGAGTCTAAGGTAAAATCGTTAGTGGAATTAAAGGCGATCGGGCAAATTCTCGATATTCAATCCAATGGGCAATGGGAACAAGGACAAGCCAATCTTGCTTTGCAAACCGGGCAACAAGCAACGAAAATTTATGTTAAATTAAAGGATAATTTAGGCTGGAAACGTAGCCTAATTGCTCAAGTTAAAACCCTGCAAGCATTAGGTTTATATCAGCAAGCTTGCCAAGCAATCATCCCAGTTGTCGAATCAAACAATCCCGAAAACTTCGCTATCCCCAGTCAGGATTGTCAGCAATTCATTACTGAAAAATTAGCAGCAATCAAAGAAAGTGTCAAAAGGCCATCAAATCCGACTTTGAAAAATATCCAAATTACCGGGGCGCGTTTCCTTGGCGATGTGTTGAGACAGCTTGGCTATTTGAATGAGTCTCAAGAGTTGCTGGAACAAGTAGATCGAGTTGTTACTCAACAAGAATATCTTCAAGAAAAAGCTTTAGTGTTATTAAGTTTAGGTGATACTTATCAAGCTCTGGGAAATAGAAACAAATTTTTGTCTAAATCGAACGAATATAAAAAATACTACCAAAAGGCTATAGATTCCTATCGAAAATCGGTAAATGTCGCTGCCAATAATTCCTTTGTCAAAGTCCAGGCACAACTAAATTTATTAAGTCTTTTAGTTGACAATAAAATCGGATTGGCTATAGATTTAAACGAAAGTCAAGCAGTGCGGTTGCAAATATTGTCTCAATTGAGTCAATTGCCACCAAGCCACAAGATAGTTTATGCAGAAGTTAGTTTGATGAATAGTTTGGTTCGCCTCAAGCAGGAAGAACTAAAAATTGCTAGTAATGTTTCAAATTCGTCTGGCGAAATTTCAGAAAAACTATCAAATTATTGTTTGCAAAATTCTTCGATTGTGGCTGAAAGTTTATCTGGCAATAAATCGTCTGTATCTGAGAGAGAAATTGTCGAATTGGGAGCAAAAGCGATCGAGTTGGCTAGGGATTTGGGGGATTCGAGGGCAAAATCCTATGCTTTGGGCAATTTGGGTAAGGTGTATGAAGGGAATCAGCGGTGGCTGGAGGCTCAACAGTGTACTGAACAAGCTTTGTTGTTGTCGCAGAATGTTCAGTTAAATGCGCCGGATCTTGCCTATCAGTGGCAGTGGCAATTGGGGCGGATTCGTTGGAATGGGGCGAGGGATGTTAAGGGTGCGATCGCGGCTTATACCGCTGCATTTAATACTTTACAATCGGTACGGGATGATTTAGTGCCGATTAGTCGGGATGGGCAGTTTGATTTTCGCGATAAAATAGAGCCTGTTTATCGGGAATTGGTGGATTTGTTGTTGCACGGAGAGAAGCCTATTCAGGAGAAGTTGAAGCAAGCCCGTAATGTCATTGAGGCGCTTCAGGTAGCTGAGTTGGATAACTTGTTTAGGGATGCTTGTATCGTAGTGAACAAGTTAGAAGAGATTGATGCGATCGCAGATAAATACGATCCGACAGCAGCAGTTATCCATGCAATTATTTTACCAAATCGTTTAGCAATTATCTTGAAGTTACCGGGTAAAAAAGACTTGGAGTATCGGGAGATTTACCAGAAACAGACACTCGTAAAAGATACTATCAATCATTTACAAACTCATTTAATTCAACCAGGTAATACTGATGAAGTCTTAGCAGAATCAAAGAAACTTTACAAATGGCTGATACAACCAATAGAATCATTGCTAGAAAGCGATCGAGATGTGAAAACATTAGTATTTATCTTAGACAGACCCTTACAGTCGATCCCAATGGGAGCTCTTTACGATGAGCGCTCAGATCAGTATTTAATGGAAAAAGATTATGCTCTTGCTCTAGTTTCCGGTTTGCAGCTTCTCGATCCTAAATCTTGGAATCAAGTAAAATCAAGCAAGTTAAAAGTGTTGCTAGGAGGTGTGGATCTACCCCAGACACTAGAAGGTCAGCATTTTGAAAAAATCCAAAAATTATTAGAAGAATTGGATGGAATCGCAAAAAATGTAGCAACCAGCAAAAGATTTTTGAATGAAGACTTTACTCTAACAAACCTGCAACAAGAGTTGGCTTTGGCTAATATCCCCATTCTACATATCAAAACACACGGTCAGTTTAGCTCTGACCCAGAAAAAACTTTTCTTGTTGCTTTTGGAACTTTGTTAAAAAGTAACGATTTGGATAAATTGATTAAGAGGGGCAATAAAAAGGATGTTCGAGCGATCGAGTTACTGGTACTCAGTGCTTGCAAAACAGCACAGGGGGATGATAGAGCAGTGTTAGGACTATCGGGCGTAGCTATACGGGCAGGAGCTCGCAGTACCGTTTCAAGTTTGTGGGTAGCAGAAGATGCAGTCAACACAAAAATTATAGTCAGATTTTATGAAGAGTTGCGTCAACCGGGAATGACAAGGGCAAAAGCACTTCATAATGCTCAAAAAGCGTACTTTCAAGCAAAAGAAGACCAAGAACCCCATTTTTGGGCACCTTATATTATCGTTGGTAATTGGCTTTAA
- a CDS encoding helix-turn-helix domain-containing protein: MIDTIDKYPAEYGYEFGRWTAARLATYLEKVTGIKLSGSQISRILHKKNTFIFGLNIV, translated from the coding sequence TTGATAGATACAATTGATAAATATCCGGCAGAATATGGATATGAATTTGGGAGATGGACGGCAGCCAGACTAGCAACATATTTAGAAAAAGTCACAGGAATTAAATTGAGTGGTTCCCAGATATCCAGGATACTACATAAAAAAAATACGTTTATATTTGGGCTAAATATAGTTTAG
- a CDS encoding CHASE2 domain-containing protein has protein sequence MSKSIVLDIKTESKQPYSVSLQVDSISYSISGSLPPATDVLKASENLRLAREKAGCGSYRKLEQSKKGQITKISVKDSAKSVETSMNTWLNSGDKRFQPVRDKLLQVLSAEGENVRLIIQTDDIALWEFPWHLWDVLHDAEIEPILSKVNHKEPHKYQGKKNQNQVRILVVMGEDTGINIKADLKLLTEKLHQISAYIKPLIATSNSELNDELWRQHWDILFFAGHSSSNADYTEGKLALSEAESITIKNLKYGLENAIQHGLKLAIFNSCDGMGLVQELASLQIPAVIAMRERVPDEVAQKFLEYLLDAFAIENKSLDKSVGKARKKLDRFEVNYPGASWLPMIYESPGVGALTWIELLRGNEEERKRFSIWRNLQTVLMASAIATGAIVGVRSLQFLEPLELPAYDYLMRQREAEAIDPRITVVEINQQEVDKYGGYPIKESALAEIVKKVEKYKPAAFGLDISRNQPRIKDDMDITARKDWIEIFKRNKNFYTVCSYQSSAADYAPLPEFSPKQLIGQVGFVDIFDNNIQDNKHQTVRRQVLSYEPNYLPKSSKCITPYSFSFLLAFSFLSSQKIEPLQVNQTTKNWELGGVTFNRLASHTGGYQSLDGKSSQILLNYRANPRPAKIVSLTDILEGKVSENAIKDRVVIVGYTAEVARDDFDTPYGQMPGVWIHTHMTSQILSAVMDNPKRPLLGVLPQWGNLQWGDAVFVWLWAFTGGVLVIYVRPRLHLTIVTCVASVLLYHICLEMLNQGRWMPLVPSALALVATGSGLVIHKISQNRQPE, from the coding sequence ATGAGCAAGTCAATCGTCTTAGATATCAAAACAGAGAGCAAACAGCCTTATTCTGTCAGTCTTCAAGTTGATAGTATATCCTATTCTATTTCTGGGTCGTTGCCACCAGCTACAGATGTGCTGAAAGCATCTGAAAATTTACGCTTAGCTCGCGAAAAAGCAGGTTGTGGTTCTTACCGCAAATTAGAACAGAGCAAAAAGGGGCAAATTACCAAAATTTCCGTTAAAGATTCAGCTAAGTCTGTGGAAACAAGTATGAATACTTGGTTGAATTCAGGAGATAAAAGATTTCAGCCTGTCCGGGATAAGCTCTTACAAGTCTTGAGCGCTGAGGGAGAAAATGTCAGATTAATCATTCAAACAGATGATATCGCTCTTTGGGAATTCCCTTGGCATTTGTGGGATGTTTTACATGATGCTGAAATCGAGCCAATTCTGAGCAAAGTCAACCATAAAGAACCCCATAAATACCAAGGCAAGAAAAATCAAAACCAGGTCAGAATTCTGGTTGTCATGGGAGAAGATACAGGGATCAATATTAAGGCAGATTTGAAGCTTTTGACCGAAAAGCTTCACCAAATATCTGCCTACATTAAACCTCTGATAGCTACTTCCAACAGCGAGCTCAATGATGAGTTATGGCGACAGCATTGGGATATTTTATTCTTTGCTGGTCATAGTTCGAGCAATGCTGATTACACCGAGGGTAAACTTGCCCTCAGTGAAGCCGAAAGCATAACAATTAAAAACTTAAAGTATGGTTTAGAAAATGCTATTCAACATGGTTTAAAATTAGCGATTTTCAATTCTTGTGACGGCATGGGATTAGTGCAGGAACTCGCTTCTCTACAAATTCCAGCAGTTATCGCCATGCGAGAGCGAGTCCCTGATGAAGTAGCTCAAAAATTTTTGGAGTATTTGTTGGACGCATTTGCTATAGAAAATAAGTCTTTGGATAAATCAGTTGGGAAAGCGCGGAAAAAACTGGATCGATTTGAGGTTAACTATCCTGGTGCTAGCTGGTTGCCGATGATTTATGAGTCTCCGGGTGTTGGGGCTCTAACTTGGATTGAGTTGTTGAGGGGAAATGAGGAAGAGCGCAAACGCTTTTCTATTTGGCGCAATCTTCAGACTGTGTTGATGGCAAGTGCGATCGCCACCGGTGCGATCGTGGGAGTGCGATCGCTACAATTCCTCGAACCTCTGGAATTACCTGCTTACGATTATTTAATGCGACAGCGCGAAGCTGAGGCTATCGATCCCCGTATCACAGTAGTTGAAATCAATCAACAAGAAGTTGATAAGTATGGTGGCTATCCGATCAAAGAATCCGCTTTAGCAGAAATCGTCAAAAAAGTAGAAAAATATAAACCAGCCGCCTTTGGGCTCGATATATCTCGCAATCAACCTAGAATCAAGGATGATATGGATATCACAGCCCGTAAAGATTGGATCGAAATTTTTAAAAGAAATAAAAACTTTTATACCGTTTGTTCCTACCAATCGTCTGCGGCAGATTATGCTCCGCTTCCTGAGTTTTCCCCGAAACAATTAATCGGTCAAGTCGGATTTGTAGATATTTTTGATAATAACATTCAAGACAATAAACATCAGACAGTTCGTCGCCAAGTCTTATCCTATGAACCCAATTATTTGCCTAAATCTTCTAAATGTATTACACCTTACAGCTTCAGTTTTTTATTAGCATTTTCATTCTTATCATCCCAGAAAATTGAACCATTACAAGTTAATCAAACTACAAAAAATTGGGAATTGGGCGGAGTAACTTTTAATCGCTTAGCCTCACACACAGGAGGTTATCAAAGCCTCGATGGCAAGAGTAGCCAAATTCTCCTCAACTACCGCGCCAATCCTAGACCCGCAAAAATAGTTTCACTGACAGATATTTTAGAGGGAAAAGTCAGCGAAAATGCCATCAAAGATCGGGTAGTCATCGTCGGCTATACTGCGGAAGTAGCTAGAGATGATTTTGATACTCCCTATGGCCAAATGCCAGGAGTATGGATTCATACCCACATGACAAGTCAAATTCTTAGCGCCGTGATGGATAACCCAAAACGACCTTTGTTAGGGGTGCTACCACAGTGGGGTAATCTGCAATGGGGCGATGCAGTATTTGTTTGGCTATGGGCGTTTACTGGCGGAGTGTTGGTGATATATGTTCGCCCCCGGCTGCACTTGACAATAGTCACTTGTGTTGCTAGCGTGCTGTTATATCATATTTGTCTTGAGATGCTTAACCAGGGCAGATGGATGCCTCTAGTTCCCTCAGCCTTAGCTTTAGTAGCGACCGGCAGTGGATTAGTCATCCATAAAATATCTCAAAATCGACAGCCGGAATAA
- a CDS encoding two-partner secretion domain-containing protein has translation MSNKTKAKVFYILFYICGFPTLVSAQIAPDRTLPLNSTVTRDGNTLRIQGGTAAGPNLFHSFREFSVPTGGTAFFNNVDTIQNIFTRVTGGSISNIDGILKANCCANLFLINPNGIIFGPNASLNIGGSFLGTTANSINFAGGREFSAIAPNQTSSLLTINIPIALQYDRNSGSIVNQSRAIDRSGKVVGLQVLPGQTIALAGGDVRLDGGNLQVPGGRVELGGLSRSGTVRLNWDNNQLSLSFPEGLARGDVSLTNGTQVNVRAKEGGVIAVNARNLEISQGSTLRAGIAAGVDTADSKAGDIEVNATGEIAVTGTQSFISNAVLSDSKGQGGDIRITAGSLRVTNGGQIFTGIFGKGNSGNVNITVRDKASFEGEGSDNVSSGAYSLVQPKAVGQGGDINLRAGTLSVTDGAVLQASTLGQGNAGSININVRHTASFDGVNAADLFSSGAYSRVEDSETAGRGGTINITAGSLSVTNGAVITTSTGGQGNPGSVIINARDTIILNGAGPFREDLKVGQSSGIFSSVKETGVGEGGNIRINTRVLSVGNGAVVIANTFGRGNGGSIQINANSIYLAGMDAGGQSSGIFTPTEVGAIGEAGEISINANTFRVTDRAVVSSRTFNSSNGGNLTVQAGQFIIQDGAQVTVSASGSGSAGNLIVNADSIRLDRGEISATTSAGNFGNIRLQTQDLQMRRGSQITTSATGSATGGNISIDTGVLAALENSDISANSLEARGGRVTINAQGIFATEARSQQTLNSDITATSLAGPQLDGEVILNTPDIDPTQGVLQLPKTIANPDAIAQICPGQRQSGTDRTFTRIGRGLPANPAETLSNGSVAVGLADAVAPVEQRTRTAAPQQARPTSAPILSAQGWAVNSKGEVIFTANPAAVTLHSPFNPTRGCYGR, from the coding sequence GTGAGCAATAAAACAAAAGCAAAAGTATTCTATATTCTATTTTATATTTGTGGCTTTCCCACTTTGGTAAGTGCCCAAATTGCCCCCGATCGCACTCTACCGCTCAACTCCACCGTCACCAGAGACGGAAACACCTTAAGGATTCAAGGCGGCACAGCAGCGGGCCCCAACCTATTCCATAGCTTTCGGGAATTTTCCGTCCCCACCGGCGGTACGGCATTTTTTAACAACGTTGATACCATTCAAAATATCTTTACTCGCGTCACAGGTGGGTCAATTTCTAACATTGATGGCATCCTCAAAGCGAATTGCTGCGCCAACCTATTTCTCATCAACCCCAATGGGATTATTTTTGGCCCGAATGCCAGCCTAAATATCGGCGGCTCGTTTTTAGGCACTACAGCTAATAGCATTAATTTCGCAGGCGGGAGAGAATTTAGTGCGATCGCTCCCAATCAAACTTCCTCTTTGCTCACAATAAACATACCCATTGCCTTGCAATATGACCGAAATTCAGGCAGCATTGTCAATCAATCCAGGGCGATCGATCGCAGTGGTAAAGTTGTGGGACTCCAAGTGTTACCAGGCCAAACTATAGCACTCGCAGGTGGCGATGTGAGGTTGGACGGCGGAAATTTGCAGGTTCCGGGGGGTAGAGTTGAGTTAGGCGGCTTAAGCAGATCGGGAACAGTCAGGCTGAATTGGGATAATAATCAGTTGAGTTTGAGCTTTCCAGAGGGGTTAGCCAGAGGTGATGTATCTCTGACAAACGGTACTCAAGTGAATGTACGTGCTAAAGAAGGCGGGGTTATTGCTGTCAATGCTAGAAACCTAGAGATTTCTCAAGGTTCGACACTTCGAGCGGGGATAGCAGCCGGAGTGGATACCGCTGACAGTAAAGCGGGAGATATCGAGGTTAATGCGACAGGAGAGATTGCCGTTACAGGTACTCAAAGCTTTATTTCTAACGCGGTTTTATCTGACTCCAAAGGTCAAGGAGGCGATATTCGCATCACAGCAGGATCTCTCAGAGTCACTAATGGAGGTCAGATATTTACAGGCATCTTTGGAAAGGGAAACTCAGGCAATGTGAATATAACTGTCAGGGATAAAGCTTCTTTTGAGGGAGAAGGTAGTGATAACGTTTCCAGCGGTGCATATAGCTTGGTTCAACCCAAAGCTGTAGGTCAGGGCGGTGATATCAATCTAAGAGCAGGAACTTTATCTGTCACCGATGGCGCTGTCTTGCAAGCTAGTACCTTGGGACAAGGAAATGCGGGGAGTATTAACATTAACGTCCGGCATACAGCTTCTTTTGATGGAGTAAATGCCGCCGATCTTTTCTCCAGCGGTGCATACAGCCGAGTGGAAGACTCTGAAACAGCCGGTCGGGGAGGAACCATTAACATCACAGCAGGATCACTGTCTGTCACCAATGGCGCTGTTATAACCACAAGCACAGGTGGACAGGGAAATCCTGGTAGCGTAATAATAAATGCCCGCGATACTATTATTTTAAACGGGGCAGGCCCGTTCAGAGAAGACTTAAAAGTTGGACAATCCAGTGGTATTTTCAGCAGCGTTAAAGAAACAGGGGTAGGTGAAGGTGGCAATATTCGGATTAATACCAGGGTGCTTTCAGTAGGAAATGGTGCCGTTGTAATTGCCAACACTTTTGGGCGGGGAAATGGAGGGAGTATTCAGATTAATGCTAATTCGATCTATTTAGCTGGAATGGATGCAGGTGGACAATCGAGTGGAATCTTTACACCTACCGAGGTAGGAGCGATTGGTGAGGCGGGAGAAATTAGCATCAATGCAAATACTTTTAGAGTAACAGACAGAGCAGTTGTCAGTTCCCGCACCTTCAATTCTAGCAATGGGGGAAACTTGACTGTTCAAGCAGGGCAGTTCATTATTCAGGATGGCGCCCAAGTTACTGTCAGTGCTTCAGGCTCAGGATCGGCTGGTAATTTGATAGTAAATGCGGACTCTATTCGCCTAGATCGTGGAGAGATATCAGCGACAACTTCTGCTGGCAATTTTGGCAATATTCGCTTACAAACTCAGGACTTGCAAATGCGTCGAGGTAGTCAAATCACTACTAGCGCTACAGGTTCGGCCACGGGTGGGAATATTAGTATTGATACCGGAGTATTAGCAGCGTTAGAAAATAGCGACATTAGTGCTAATTCCCTAGAAGCTAGAGGCGGGCGCGTTACAATTAATGCTCAAGGTATTTTTGCTACTGAGGCCCGATCGCAACAAACCCTAAACAGCGACATCACCGCTACCTCCCTAGCAGGCCCGCAACTCGACGGTGAGGTGATTCTCAATACTCCCGATATTGACCCCACCCAAGGTGTACTTCAATTACCAAAAACGATCGCCAATCCCGACGCAATCGCCCAAATTTGTCCCGGTCAACGACAGTCAGGAACCGATAGAACCTTTACCAGAATTGGGCGCGGCTTGCCAGCAAATCCGGCGGAAACACTCAGCAACGGCTCAGTTGCAGTCGGTTTAGCCGACGCTGTAGCCCCTGTAGAACAACGAACCAGAACTGCTGCACCCCAACAAGCTCGTCCTACTTCCGCCCCCATCCTATCGGCTCAAGGTTGGGCCGTTAACAGCAAAGGAGAAGTTATTTTTACTGCTAATCCTGCTGCTGTTACTCTCCACAGCCCTTTTAATCCTACCCGTGGTTGCTATGGTCGATAA